AGCTTGCCGTAACCGGTCATCAGTTCCTCGATCTGATTATAGGTATACTGCTTGAATTGGTTCCATCTTTCAGGATATTTTTTCACGTCGTAGTTCACATTACGGTCGCGGGGCGGGAAATAATTCCACCAGTAGGCATCGGAATGCCAGTCCGGCTTGGAGAAATAAGCGCCTGCATGAATGCCTTCCTTACGGAACGCTTCAAACACCTCTTTCGCGATATTAGCCCGCGGATTCTTGCTGAAAGCCACATCCGGCGCGGTTACGCGGTAATCTGTCTGTTTGGTGTCGAACATACAGTAACCATCATGATGTTTGGTGGTGAACACCAGGTATTTCATACCGGCTTCCTTTGCGGCTTTAGCCCATTTCTCGGGCGCAAAAGCGGTAGGGTTGAAGGTTTTGCCCAGCGCCTGGTACTTTTGCAGGTACTCGAAATACGGCATCTTGGGATATTTACGCCCAATCCATTCTTCATCTTCCGGGCAAATGCTCCAGGACTCTACCACGCCCCACTGGGAATATGGCCCCCAGTGAATGATCATCCCAAATTTCCAGTCCTGCCACTCGTCCAGTTTTTGAACTACCACCGGATCTGTTTCCGGTACATACGGCGGTTCTTCCGTTTGCGCACTGGCCGCACTTACCGCGAGCCACGCACAACCCAATGCCATCCATAATTTTCTCATAGTCAATTTTTATAAGTATCTACCAAAGAGGTAATTGTCAACGCTGCTTTGATCTTCTCTATATCGCGCGTAGATCGTAACCAAACAGTCCTGCTTTCTCCAGGCAATAAGTCAAAGTAATTCTGATCAAATTGCTCCCCCGGGGTTGCATTGTTCAACTGTAAATAAACGTTACGGGCAAACCTATCTGCCCGAATAGTTAGCAATACCCTGTCACGGTATAATGATGGCGGATCTACGAACAACTTATGCTCCACCGTAGTTGTAAAAGCCGGCTTCTCCAGCTGCATATCCTTCGCCGGGGCAAAATAAAAGATATTACGGCTGACAATCTTATCGTCAATTCGCAGTTGTGCATAGCATATTACCTCAGCAGGATTCCTTCCCTTCAGAATAGCCGCTGTATCTACTGTAAAAATTTGTTTACTGGTATTGGCAGGAACATCCACGCCTGACAAAGTTTGTTTCCATACCGGGTTGCCCGCCAGGTCCATCGCCACCAGCTCCACGGCGGCTTTATGGTTACGGGTTTCATCAGAAACGGCCCACACCTTCAGCTGGTTGTTTTCCACAACACCGGATATCAGCAAGGGATTGAAGGCTTCTTTCACATAGTACTGCAGCGCTTTCCAGCGGCCGTAGTAGTCACGGCCCGACCAGGACGGGCCCGGCCAGCAATCATTCAACTGCCAGTACAAGGTGCCCATGCAATAAGGCATAGCCCTGCGATGCGCTTCAATAGCCACTTTCATCCCCTCCGCCTGCAACACCTGGCTCAGATAAACGAAAGACGGGAAATCTTTCGGCGCCTGGTAATAATGCAGCATATACGTACGGATAGCAGTATTGCCTTTGGCAGGACTTTTTTGATGCGACTGCATTACATTGGAGTAAATATCATAATCTGCTTTGGTAGCAAAGCTATCGATGGTGGCCATTTCAGGAAATGACTGAAAACCGTATTCACTCATGAACCGCGGAATGTGCGTATTAAACGCTTCAAACCATTCCATCCCGTGCCATACGCCCCAATAGTGGTTATCCCCTTTGGTAAAATCTTCTTTCTTGCCCCAGTTACTGATAGGGGAAGAATGGAAATAAAAACGACCGGGGTCATTTTCCTTCACCACAGCGGGCAATACTGTTTTAAACAACTGATCATATCCCTGTTGCAGGCTGGCCCATTGTGCATCGGTGTAGGCATAACCACTCTGCCAGCCCCAGTTTTTAATCGCTACGGCCACTTCATTGTTACCGCACCACAACGCCAGTGACGGGTGTTTGCGCAATCTTCTGATATTATCTGCTGCTTCCGCTTTCACGTTGTTCAGGAAAGCCGTATCGGACGGATACAGGGTGCAGGCAAACATAAAGTCCTGCCAGACAAGGATACCGTTAACATCTGCCAGTGAATAAAAAAGATCATCTTCATAAATACCACCGCCCCATACGCGCACCATGTTAAAATGACTGTTACGCATATCATCAAACAACTGTTTGTATTTGGATGCAGACACGCGTGGCAGGAAATTGTCCTGCGGAATATAATTGGCCCCCTTCATGAAAACCGGGCGGCCATTGACTTTCACGTAAAAACTTTCGCCCAGGCTGTCCGGTTGATTCACCACTTCAATTGTTCGCAGTCCTACCATTTGCTCGTCTTTATCAAACGAAACGGTGTTATCCAGCAGTTCGGCTGTCATGACATAACAGGTAGGATTTCCCTGTCCGGCGGGCCACCACAGCTGCGGCTGACGGACCTGCACCGGCGCCTGCACCGTGTTGCGGCCTTGTTTCAACGTTACTTTGGTCGTGGTTACTTTACTGTAGCTGCCGAGTTGAGTTGTCAGTTTGAGGTTGTAGGTGCCGGGGGCGACCGCTTCTATGGTGGTCACCGCGTTCAGCGTGGCACTGGCGGTGCTCAGTTGTTGTTGCTGCCACCATACATCGCGGATCACTGCTTTATTCCATTTTTTCAGCAGCACCGGTCTCCAGATGCCAGACGTTACGAGGCGCGGCCCCCAGTCCCAGCCGTAGTGGTAGGGCGCTTTACGGGCATAGATGCTCAGCGGGATATCGCTGGCGTCATTACCGGCGGGATAGATCACCTGGTCTTTCAGGAACTGTGGCATATCGTGTTTAACGGGACTTTCAAAGAGCACCCGTAGTTCGTTGTCTCCTTCGCGCAGCCAGCGTTTTATGTTGACTACCTGTTCCACGAACATATTGGCAGATTGCAGTACCAGCTGACCATTCACATATACAGACGCGTAGGTGTCCAGTCCTTTGAAATCCAGCTCCAGTACGTCGTATTGCAGCTCGGCGGCCGACAGCTTCCATTTTTTCCGGTATTGCCAGTCTTTCTTATCCACCCACTGCACGGCTTTTTCATTGGAGCCTACAAACGGATCGGGTATCATCTGCAGGGCCAGCAGATCGGTATGTACCGTGCCGGGCACTGTGGCAGGGCGCCATACGCCCTCGTCCACACGTGAGAATTCCCATCCTGAAACCAGTGTGTCAGTAACAGTTCCCGCCGCATAAATCGATTTAGTAACGCAGGTCAAAAAAAAGATCGATACCAGCCATCGACCCCATCTCATATATTTCATATCTTGATTATTCAGCCAGCTTCAAAAATAATATTGATTTCCGATCTTTGGTGCATGAAACGTTTCTGGCAACAAATATTAAGATACTTCTATATTGGCAAAGGGGACCCTAACGCGCCTAAAACACGTTATGTAGCGATGATGCACGGCATGAACCGCATCTCGATCATTCTTTTTCTGATTGCCCTGATTGTGATGATTGTGAGGCTGATAAGAAGACACTAAATCATTTATGATTTAGTTATTTTTTTATTTAGCTATTTGTTTTTAGCGTAGTTCACGATTACTTCCGCAGCCCTTCTGCTGGCATCTCTTTCGCCGAGTTTATGCCATAGTTCCGCGTAGTCGGCCATCAGGTGCTGACGGGCTTTATCATCTTTCAGCAGGCTGGTCAGCTCTTTCAGCAGGTTTTCTTCTGTAAGATCGTGCTGGATCAGTTCTTTCACCACCAGCCGGTCCATGATCAGGTTGACCAGGGAGATATATTTTACTTTAATCAGTTTTTTGGCGAAGAAATAAGAGATGGGATTGCCTTTATAGCAGACCACTTCAGGCACGCCGAATAGCGCTGTTTCCAGCGTGGCGGTACCGGAGGTAACGAGGGCCGCTTTGGCCTGCCGCAGGAGCTTATAGGTTTTGCCTTTCACCATGGACACGTTGGGATGTTGTCCGGTGAGGCTTTCCAGAAAATGGTCGTCGAGGCTGGGCGCCTGTGCCACCACGAACTGGTATTCCGGAAAATGTTTGGCCATAGTGAGCATGATCGGCAGCTTGACGCTCACCTCCTGTTTACGGCTGCCAGGCAGCACCGCCACAATAGGCTTGTCAGACAACGGCGTGTCGGCCGGTTCTTCCTTGGCTGCCTTGATCACCTCCACCAGCGGATGACCTACATATTCCGTTTCGTAGTTCCATTTACGGTAAAAATCCTGCTCAAACGGCAGGATGCACAGCATCTTGTCCACATCGCGCTTAAGCTTTTTCACACGGTTTTCCTTCCAGGCCCATACCTGCGGGGAAATATAATATACTATTTTGATACCCTGCTGCTTTGCCCATTCGGCAATGCGCATGTTAAAGCCAGGATAATCCACCAGCACCAGCACATCCGGTTTAAAAGCGGCGATATCTTTTTTACACATTTCCATATTACGCAGGATCGTTCGGAGATTCATCACCACTTCCACAAAGCCCATAAAGGCCAGTTCCTTGTAGTGTTTCACCACATTCACCCCGGCGGCTTCCATCATATCGCCTCCCCATCCACG
The Chitinophaga varians genome window above contains:
- a CDS encoding beta-mannosidase, coding for MKYMRWGRWLVSIFFLTCVTKSIYAAGTVTDTLVSGWEFSRVDEGVWRPATVPGTVHTDLLALQMIPDPFVGSNEKAVQWVDKKDWQYRKKWKLSAAELQYDVLELDFKGLDTYASVYVNGQLVLQSANMFVEQVVNIKRWLREGDNELRVLFESPVKHDMPQFLKDQVIYPAGNDASDIPLSIYARKAPYHYGWDWGPRLVTSGIWRPVLLKKWNKAVIRDVWWQQQQLSTASATLNAVTTIEAVAPGTYNLKLTTQLGSYSKVTTTKVTLKQGRNTVQAPVQVRQPQLWWPAGQGNPTCYVMTAELLDNTVSFDKDEQMVGLRTIEVVNQPDSLGESFYVKVNGRPVFMKGANYIPQDNFLPRVSASKYKQLFDDMRNSHFNMVRVWGGGIYEDDLFYSLADVNGILVWQDFMFACTLYPSDTAFLNNVKAEAADNIRRLRKHPSLALWCGNNEVAVAIKNWGWQSGYAYTDAQWASLQQGYDQLFKTVLPAVVKENDPGRFYFHSSPISNWGKKEDFTKGDNHYWGVWHGMEWFEAFNTHIPRFMSEYGFQSFPEMATIDSFATKADYDIYSNVMQSHQKSPAKGNTAIRTYMLHYYQAPKDFPSFVYLSQVLQAEGMKVAIEAHRRAMPYCMGTLYWQLNDCWPGPSWSGRDYYGRWKALQYYVKEAFNPLLISGVVENNQLKVWAVSDETRNHKAAVELVAMDLAGNPVWKQTLSGVDVPANTSKQIFTVDTAAILKGRNPAEVICYAQLRIDDKIVSRNIFYFAPAKDMQLEKPAFTTTVEHKLFVDPPSLYRDRVLLTIRADRFARNVYLQLNNATPGEQFDQNYFDLLPGESRTVWLRSTRDIEKIKAALTITSLVDTYKN
- a CDS encoding DUF6728 family protein, giving the protein MKRFWQQILRYFYIGKGDPNAPKTRYVAMMHGMNRISIILFLIALIVMIVRLIRRH
- the lpxB gene encoding lipid-A-disaccharide synthase: MKYYIIAGEASGDLHGSNLVKQMKQLDTAADIRGWGGDMMEAAGVNVVKHYKELAFMGFVEVVMNLRTILRNMEMCKKDIAAFKPDVLVLVDYPGFNMRIAEWAKQQGIKIVYYISPQVWAWKENRVKKLKRDVDKMLCILPFEQDFYRKWNYETEYVGHPLVEVIKAAKEEPADTPLSDKPIVAVLPGSRKQEVSVKLPIMLTMAKHFPEYQFVVAQAPSLDDHFLESLTGQHPNVSMVKGKTYKLLRQAKAALVTSGTATLETALFGVPEVVCYKGNPISYFFAKKLIKVKYISLVNLIMDRLVVKELIQHDLTEENLLKELTSLLKDDKARQHLMADYAELWHKLGERDASRRAAEVIVNYAKNK